A single genomic interval of Neisseria leonii harbors:
- a CDS encoding aromatic amino acid lyase: protein MKKIRIFNIFTVVGILLFSPWSWAQTTVTLDPEKPLTLDTLDQVANRQAQVVLSHTAISNIRAGHAVVMQAALNNKPVYGLTVGVGWNKDKPVFKEEAGTKTLAPELLEMSRQFNVSSLRAHAAGLGQPLPESIVRASMLIRLNTFLKGEAGVSPEVAQQYTLFLNKGITPVVPERGSIGEADITLASHIGLAMTGEWDVFYRGKRMNAAAAMQQAGITPLKPIGKDFLSILSTNALSAAQAAHLLEQSRIFYRREISVFARIERQHCPVQPCGHAGASLS from the coding sequence ATGAAAAAAATCAGGATATTCAATATATTTACTGTTGTCGGTATTTTATTGTTCAGTCCGTGGAGCTGGGCACAAACTACCGTTACCCTCGACCCGGAGAAGCCGCTGACCTTAGATACTCTGGATCAGGTCGCCAACCGACAGGCACAAGTCGTCTTGAGTCATACAGCCATCAGCAACATCCGTGCAGGACACGCCGTCGTCATGCAGGCTGCCTTAAACAACAAACCGGTATACGGTTTAACGGTCGGAGTCGGCTGGAACAAAGACAAACCCGTCTTCAAAGAAGAAGCCGGCACCAAAACGCTTGCTCCCGAACTGTTGGAAATGTCCCGACAATTCAATGTCAGCTCATTACGTGCCCATGCTGCCGGTTTGGGGCAGCCCCTGCCCGAATCCATCGTCCGTGCCTCGATGCTGATCCGTCTGAATACTTTTTTAAAAGGCGAAGCAGGGGTCTCCCCCGAAGTCGCCCAACAATATACCCTCTTTTTAAACAAGGGCATTACCCCTGTTGTTCCCGAAAGGGGCAGCATCGGTGAAGCCGACATCACTCTGGCCTCCCATATCGGCTTGGCCATGACAGGCGAATGGGACGTATTCTACCGCGGTAAACGTATGAATGCGGCGGCAGCCATGCAGCAAGCCGGCATCACGCCCTTAAAACCCATAGGAAAAGATTTCTTATCTATATTAAGCACCAATGCATTAAGTGCCGCACAAGCAGCACACTTATTGGAGCAAAGCCGCATATTTTACCGCCGGGAAATTTCCGTCTTCGCAAGGATTGAACGGCAACATTGCCCCGTTCAGCCATGCGGCCATGCAGGCGCGTCCTTATCCTGA
- a CDS encoding aromatic amino acid lyase → MNGNIAPFSHAAMQARPYPEASAAAADLRQVLTGSDLLKPSSNRALQDPLSYRSMAYTLGEVRSAQARLENALAIQINHTDDNPLVLINGLPEADDSAQMRSYEIDGAGSPAIVPTANFNFLPVASAVAALNEAHAKLSEIITQQTLRMENPEITKLPRFLSDPDNSGHAFGAIQKPFAASNEKIKLLARPLWYDGAVLAGNIEDTASMSEQTIQNGSEIIKGLYEIAAYQLLHAAQAVDLRQGLTLSSDSRRLYQAYRGEVPYLRADTPTTPLIEKSIRFLQQY, encoded by the coding sequence TTGAACGGCAACATTGCCCCGTTCAGCCATGCGGCCATGCAGGCGCGTCCTTATCCTGAAGCCAGCGCCGCCGCTGCCGACCTGCGTCAGGTACTGACCGGCAGCGATCTGCTGAAACCCAGCAGCAACCGTGCGCTGCAAGACCCCCTGTCTTACCGCTCCATGGCCTACACACTGGGGGAAGTGCGCAGTGCACAGGCACGCCTGGAAAACGCCTTAGCCATTCAAATCAACCATACGGATGACAACCCTCTGGTGCTGATCAACGGTTTACCCGAAGCCGATGACTCTGCCCAAATGCGCAGCTATGAAATTGACGGTGCCGGTTCGCCAGCCATTGTTCCTACCGCCAATTTCAATTTCCTGCCTGTAGCCAGCGCAGTAGCTGCCTTAAACGAAGCACATGCCAAACTCAGCGAGATCATCACACAGCAAACCCTGCGTATGGAAAACCCCGAAATCACCAAATTGCCGCGTTTTCTGTCCGATCCCGACAATTCCGGGCATGCATTCGGAGCCATTCAAAAGCCGTTTGCCGCAAGCAATGAAAAAATCAAGCTGTTGGCCCGTCCGCTGTGGTATGACGGTGCCGTTTTGGCCGGCAATATCGAGGATACCGCCAGCATGAGCGAGCAGACCATACAGAACGGTAGCGAAATCATCAAAGGGCTATACGAAATTGCCGCCTACCAGCTGCTTCATGCCGCCCAAGCTGTCGATTTGCGCCAAGGATTGACACTCAGCAGCGACAGCCGCCGTCTGTATCAGGCCTACCGCGGTGAAGTTCCCTATTTGCGGGCAGATACGCCGACTACGCCTTTAATCGAAAAAAGTATCCGTTTTTTGCAGCAATATTGA
- a CDS encoding cytochrome c, which produces MTLRTLLAVTAATLTLAACGGNGSTAAQDKGPISENRTTAFKSMMPEFSAMGKMVKGEETYNVEKFKADAAVFAENAQKPFEHFQNDTAGNGDALPAVWDKPAEFETERTKFLNAVNELNNAAQTGSLDNIKVAYGEVGASCKACHDSFRRPK; this is translated from the coding sequence ATGACCCTGCGCACCCTGCTGGCCGTTACGGCCGCCACACTGACACTGGCCGCCTGCGGCGGCAACGGCAGCACCGCCGCCCAAGACAAAGGCCCGATTTCGGAAAACCGCACCACCGCATTCAAATCCATGATGCCCGAATTTTCCGCAATGGGTAAAATGGTCAAAGGCGAAGAAACCTACAACGTCGAAAAATTCAAAGCCGATGCCGCCGTTTTCGCCGAAAACGCGCAAAAACCGTTCGAACACTTCCAAAACGACACCGCAGGCAACGGCGATGCCCTACCCGCCGTTTGGGACAAACCGGCCGAATTCGAAACCGAGCGCACCAAATTTCTGAATGCCGTAAACGAATTGAACAACGCCGCCCAAACCGGCAGCCTGGACAACATCAAAGTCGCCTACGGCGAAGTGGGCGCAAGCTGCAAAGCCTGCCACGACAGCTTCCGCCGCCCGAAATAA
- a CDS encoding SDR family oxidoreductase: protein MAVLVTGASAGFGKAVCEALVRAGYRVIGAARRAERLAQMRQELGGDFYPLPLDLGDKVSVQTALSSLPPDFAEIDCLINNGGLALGLDAAHQADFADWETMIRTNILGLSFITHQVLPQMVERGSGYIINIGSIAGTYPYPGGNVYGASKAFVRQFSLNLRADLQGTGIRVSNIEPGLCGGTEFSAVRFKGDSERAAALYRQVDFITPQDIADTVLWLYRLPKHVNVNSIEMMPTAQAFGALPVMRDAG from the coding sequence ATGGCGGTTTTGGTTACGGGTGCATCGGCCGGATTCGGCAAGGCGGTGTGTGAAGCTTTGGTGCGCGCGGGATACCGTGTGATCGGTGCGGCACGGCGGGCGGAGCGGTTGGCGCAGATGCGGCAGGAGTTGGGCGGGGATTTTTATCCTTTGCCTTTGGATTTGGGCGACAAGGTTTCCGTTCAGACGGCCTTGTCTTCGCTGCCGCCGGATTTTGCCGAAATCGACTGCCTGATTAATAACGGCGGCCTGGCTTTGGGTTTGGACGCGGCACATCAGGCCGATTTTGCCGACTGGGAAACGATGATCCGCACCAATATTCTCGGTCTGAGCTTTATTACGCATCAGGTTTTGCCGCAGATGGTGGAGCGCGGCAGCGGCTATATCATCAATATCGGCTCGATTGCGGGAACATATCCGTATCCGGGCGGCAATGTTTACGGCGCGAGCAAGGCGTTTGTGCGCCAGTTTTCGCTGAATCTGCGTGCCGATTTGCAGGGGACGGGCATCCGCGTGAGCAATATCGAGCCGGGTTTGTGCGGCGGGACGGAGTTTTCCGCTGTGCGTTTCAAGGGCGACAGTGAACGGGCGGCGGCTCTGTACCGTCAGGTGGATTTCATCACACCGCAGGATATTGCCGATACTGTTTTATGGCTGTACCGGCTGCCCAAACATGTGAACGTGAACAGCATCGAAATGATGCCCACCGCACAGGCATTCGGCGCGCTGCCGGTGATGCGTGATGCCGGTTAA